The following proteins come from a genomic window of Amaranthus tricolor cultivar Red isolate AtriRed21 chromosome 14, ASM2621246v1, whole genome shotgun sequence:
- the LOC130799955 gene encoding PRA1 family protein A1-like, whose amino-acid sequence MDWGSVTTEDLMDALREVDWSSPPRPFSEFFSRFTIPRSYAKWNSRLKCNLYYYRTNYFIMIIVILGLGFLRRPLAIIAAALTALSIAFLNDSFASTFSEKVTRTVRRFSPHMAAKMRPPLTPVIRGRPSAKREIFICGRPRWVFVLIFSSVSFFLWFASCGLLIVLWAFAIGLLATVLHASFRTPNLKARLNTFREEFRAVWRNYSEL is encoded by the exons atggaTTGGGGAAGTGTAACAACGGAGGATCTGATGGACGCTTTGAGAGAGGTTGATTGGTCATCTCCACCTCGACCTTTTTCTGAATTCTTCTCTAGATTCACTATTCCTCGATCTTATGCTAAATGGAACAGTCGCCTCAAATGCAATCTTTATTA CTACAGGACAAACTACTTTATCATGATTATTGTCATTCTTG GCCTAGGATTTCTTAGGAGGCCACTTGCAATTATTGCTGCTGCCTTGACAGCTCTTAGCATTGCTTTCCTGAATGACAG CTTTGCAAGTACATTTAGTGAGAAGGTAACAAGAACTGTGAGGCGGTTTTCTCCACACATGGCTGCAAAAATGAGGCCTCCTCTTAC GCCTGTCATCCGTGGACGACCTTCAGCTAAAAGGGAAATATTTATTTGTGGACGGCCTCGTTGGGTTTTCGTGTTGATTTTCTCTAGTG TGAGTTTCTTTCTTTGGTTTGCTTCATGTGGCCTACTCATTGTTCTATGGGCATTTGCAATTGGACTTTTAG CAACTGTGCTCCATGCAAGCTTTAGGACTCCCAACTTGAAAGCACGCCTGAATACATTCCGTGAAGAATTTCGTGCAGTCTGGAGAAACTACAGTGAGTTGTAG